The Gossypium hirsutum isolate 1008001.06 chromosome D02, Gossypium_hirsutum_v2.1, whole genome shotgun sequence region CTGAATTAAACGTGGTAAAAGTATCGTATAGGCTTCTATTACTATAGTAATAGTAAGTAAGAGTCTGATTATATTTcgctttatttaaaaaatagataaattaatttttacatgTTAAATCAAgagtaaattgatttttttgttattaatttaatttatttttactgttaaaaattatcGCATGTTTTTCATTCTGGTGTATAGAGACAAATTTTTAATTGtataaatgaatgaagttttaaaaagattaatttatccatttattaagtaaaaaagataaaatataatcagATTTCTAATGTAAAAGGCCCATGGCACTTTTAtctaaattttgctattattagGTATATCAATGCctaagttatgaatttagtcattttagtttGGACCCAAatgttaacaattaaatttacTTGGTTAAATTTCACTATTAGTCTTGCATTATGTGTAATGTTATAGATTTAGTTCATGCTtccgatttaatcatttttagattgtattttttgaattttaaaattttaatctaaatgcTAATGACtgttattaaatctattaaattaatatagCATTACACAATTTTACAGTAACAAAATTTAACAGATATTTTgtgattaaaatagaaatttcaaaactaaaaaaataatcaaaggtTAAATTCACAACATATGTATAATAAAAggactaataacataatttagcAATTAATTGTGAAGTTCTTAAACTCCCataatcaaaagaaaatatataaaaggaaaCATAAAGGCTTGCAAGAAATAATTGTCAATAATTACAACAAAATCCCTGTAATAATATGATTTCATCTATTTGTCCATTGTTTATAAGCAAAAAGAAATCAAAAcccaatatatataaaatggagATTAGGTTtttgcaaaaagaaaataatggGGACAAAATTGTATAAAGCTTTCATATGGTAGAAGAACCCTAAATAAATCACTGACCAACACAAATTATCAAAACGagataaaccctaaaccctaaatcttactCCGTTGATACAACGGATCGATTTCTTTCTCAACATCAATATTTTTCGGACCTCTAACCCAACCTCCATCGATGGAATCCATAGGTCCATTCAATCCATCATCCAAGAAATCACCTACTTTTTTCACTTTAACCTCCTTCGGCATAACAGGATACTTGCCGGAGAAGCAAGCGTAACAGAACTTTTGAGAATCGCTAGCCAACATTTTCTGCAAGCTACTGAATGGGAGGAACGCGAGGGAATCACATCCAATGAACTCTCGGATCTCCTCAACACTCATTTGGTTCGATATCAATTCCTCCGCGCTTGGCGTATCCACTCCGTAATAGCAAGAACCGATAATCGGTGGGCTAGCAATCCTCAAATGAACTTCCTTAGCCCCAGCTTCCTTAATCAACCTAACAATTTTTGAAGACGTGGTTCCACGAACAATCGAGTCGTCAACAACCACAACCCTTTTACCTTCCAACACACCACGAACCGGGGAAAGCTTAAGCTTAACCCCAAAATCTCTAATCTTTTGCGAAGGCTCGATAAACGTTCTTCCAACGTAATGAGACCGAATCAACCCTTGTTGAAACGGAACCCCTGCTTTAGCTGCATAACCAAGAGCAGCTACCACACCAGAATCCGGCACTGCAATCACAACATCACAATCAACCGGAGCTTCAGTAGCAAGTATTTCACCAAAAACATGTCGAGACTCGTAAACAGACCGTCCGAACACAACCGAATTCGGCAAAGCAAAGTAAATATGCTCGAAAATACATTGCTTTGGTTCAGGGTGAGGCAACAAGCAGAGTGATTGAACACCATCTTTTTTATCAACAACAAGAACTTCACCAGGATTCACTTCTCGTTCATACGTGGCTTCGATTAAATCGAGTGCACACGTCTCGGAAGCAAACACGACGGCACCATTGGTTCTCCTTCCCATAACTAAAGGCCTAAATCCATAAGGATCACGTACAGCAACAAGTTTATCTTCAGTTACAAACACCATTGAATAAGCACCTTCAAGCTTTTCACAAGCATCAACAATTCTTAAAAAAATGGCCTAGCTTTTGAAATAGCAATTAAATGAAGAACAACTTCAGTATCTGAACTAGTATTAAAAATTGAACCATTATCTTCAAGGATAGCTCTTAAAGTTCTATAATTCACTAAATTCCCATTATGTGCAACACCAACAGAACCAAACCTGTAACCAGCTACAAAAGGTTGTACATTTTTTAACATTGATGAACCGGCGGTTGAATATCTTACATGTCCGATTGCCATTTCACCAGGTAATTGACTAAGTTTGGTTTCATTAAACACATCGGAAACTAAACCGACACCGGTGACCGATTGAAGAACATTGTTATTCACTGCTACAATACCAGCACCTTCTTGTCCACGATGTTGAAGGGCATGGAGGGCTAAATAGCAGAGACGTGAGGCTTCTGGGTCACCGAATATGCCCACAACGCCGCATTCTTCACGGGGCTTGTCATCGTCGGTGAAAGAAGGGATAAAACTGGGTTCTGGGTTGGGTTTGTTTGCCGGAAAGAAGTCGGCGATGGGGTTTTTGGAGGAGACGGTGCAGTGAGGTTTGTGGGTATGGAAAAGAGGTTTGAGAGGGAAATAAAGGGGGTTTAGTAGGGTTTGGGGGACGAGATAAAAGGGGGGTTTGTTAGTGATGGGTTTTGATAGATGTGATGCTAAAGGAGAGAGGTTGGTGGTAGAGGCAGCCATGGATGTAAAACACAGTTCGAGGGAGGAAAAGGAATTGGATTTTGAAGGTAGAGAGGGAGGGGGTAAGAGGCCCTGTTTTCTCTCTCTAGGTTTTTGGAGAGAAGAATCAAAGGAAGATGTGAGGTGGCTTAGTCGCCACGAGATTCTCATAAAAGAGATCTGTGAGaatttaaatttagtataataataaatttagtctttaatgtaaatttttttattattttggttctAAAGTTTTtccaattattttaatattaatttttaatttttaatcagttttacttttattttattagaaaatttgattgaaatgttaaaattttaaagataataacATCGTAATGCATGTGATAATTCACAtgtattacataaaatttaaaaaaagtaaataaaaaaattttaaactttccaaaaaaagttcataaaaattattatccACATCAACATTGAACTATAAATGAATTGCTAAGCAAGATACCATGTTGGTTTCATTGCCAGTCAATTTTTTTgtctaaataaaagaaaattgattaatttttgaagATTGGGGATCAAATTGATCTAAAATGACGAATTATTGTCAAAGTAattgatagcaagataaattcgtatttttaatatatttatttttggctaattatcggataaatgctattaaatttgAGTTTTTCTTATCTAGAATGAAGTTGGTGTGTTGAATTCAAACTCTTATAAAGaggggctaaattgaaacaaaaagcaAAGAGGAAGACttaattgaaagattgaagatacAAGATAGACTGGATAAGGATTGAAAGGTTAAAGATTTTTTTCATTGTggctggataaagattgaaggattTTTCGATATTGTTAAAGctctataattaatttaagtttaaatttaatttttaaattttaattttttagtgataatatttagaaaaaatcTAACTAAAATTTAGCATTAGAAGTATGTATAAATACTTTATACTACAGCCAATTGAACACACTTTTGGCCTTTATtagattctttattttttttccatcccTGCATCATACTCTATTATGTCATTTCAActcttttacttttacttttaactttttattaattGCCTACCAAGTCCTCCCCTTTCACACTTTCTACAATTtcacttaaactatttatttTTAAGCATGATACTTTTCGTGGTTAACTAAACCTTTTTTAGCCTTAACCTAGTTATTGCTTCAACAAAGTAATTGTGAGATATAAACTCACACTAAATACTTTACAATTCGATATTTGTTATCTCTTTGGTATATAGAATAGTACAAATTCGTCCCTCAAAGTTGAtttgatttcaattcaaaaaatgTGCGTTGGGTTGAAATCGTTTGGCATACAGTTGGGAAGTTGAGTCGGCGGTGTTGTATTCAAAACCTCATGAACAAATTGGCGTCTTCAATTGGAAAAAACTAGTTGGATTCCGTCAAAGGAGATAGTGGTCGGATTTAAATGAcccatcttttttttttgcaatttcgaATATGTTTTATTACCCCTCATTTTTTTCCAGCATTGCTACGTACAAGTCGTGGGCACGACTGTGACCGCGACAACGATTCTGGTCACGAAAAAAAAGGCGAAATTAGATAGCTAGTCCCCGTGGATTCGACCTTACTGCTCTATATTGCTATTACTGTTATTTGTTGTGAGAATTTATATTTGATGGTTTCGACTTTCGACGCCCATAAGTGACAAAAGAGGTAAACGTTGATGGACAAATTTATTGTTGTGCCTTTAGATTTTGGCAAACCTCTCTAATTAAATTGTTTGGTTAAATCATGTGACTAGTCCCTATACtctatatatttgaaaaattttagtCTCCTTCCTTTTATTTGAAGGAATTTAATCCATCTATTTTCTatgatttaaaaatacaaatctaattgttaacactattaaaaaacttttgttaaattcaaattcattataatgtcatttttttagGTATATGGCTACTTAAtgagtattttattttatgtcaTAATGTCACAGTAGTAAGATTAAGACCTTCACGACgaaaaaacttgaattaaaataaaatctgaaCTATCATTGAAATAGTTTTAATGACATTGTGGAGGCATTAGTAGCTTTGAGATCCCATGTTGGAGTAAGTTTTTTAGATTTATGTTGGTtcatggtaaaagtaccataaaaGTCTCTACTAAAAATAATGGGTAAATTAATTCATGTACGTTAGGCCATGCCAAAATTTAATTGTagaaatggataaatttttaacaaaatttgatatttttaatcttcgaactctttaaaatttaaaatttttagactcaccaaatgatatattttaaattcattaaattaagtttgttatttttaaaatttgttatgccaaacatattatcatatgtgtgaTGCCATGTCAATTTGTTATTTCCATTTATTACTAGCTAGAAGACGAATTAATGGATTAACAAGTATCGTTTGCGTCAAGATTGAATTCAAAATTTGCGTCTTTGAATGTTCCAATTGAAGAATTTGGACTAAATTTACAACTGTATGCATATAACAaaactagtaattaaatttaaacaaacaaactTAAATATTACTGTTTGGGtcgaaactaaaatttcaaaatttgatataaagactgaaattgatcaaattaaattatagagACTAAATCCtcaatttttgtaaaatataaggactaaaaacaaaatttaactttctTACAATTACTTGTTTGGCTTTGGATTTATCGAGGATAATATTTGATAtgatgtattattatttttatatttgtaattataaagtttttaaaaatattattttttattttttataaatattttttattaaacatctaatacaaatcatttaaaaaaatatttttataaaatttaattaagtttcatatattttatataattcttaAATCATTTAAATCATCTAAACTCTTTAACttttaaattgaatgatattAGACAGTTGAGTACGTTCAAATGAACGATTTTCGAGTTCATGTAACAATAATAAAGatgtcaattaaattaaattaaatattataattagcaTAAATCTTATAATTACTGAAAGTAtctttctttatttaattaatttttaataacataataaaattgatgagataataaataaattttttttatagttagaCTTGATCATAAGTCGGGCTACTCATCCAAGTCCGAATGCTCACCcaaaaagtgagagggtttgagcaaaaatataaactcaaaaatggatttggacaaaaaataaaatatattttctaaacGAGTCAGGTCTTGGGTAACATTTTTCGCCCAGATCATCCATCAAGGCCTAAAGGTCCATCAAAAAAATGGATGGGTTTGGGCaaagtaatataaaaaattaatacagatTAGTCGAGTCAGACTTcagtttaacattttttattttgagtcaTATTTGAGAAAAATTTTAGACCAATTTTGAACCGGACGTGGATCTAGAAAACGTGTCTAAAATTTGGCATTAACTTGGCCTTACTCGACCTATAAtcttatcaattaaattttagatattaaaaaaaatgatatgaaaagataaaaagagattaaattttaaatgtacaaAGAGTATAGGgattagaaataaaattaaactaacatAAAAACTAGAAACAACCGCAGAGGATTAAAACCCCAAGAGTGAAAAAAGCTTCGGTTTCGTTTCGTAGAGATCGGtgttctcttcttttttcttttaaccgTCAATGCAGTCTCTCCGTCGCCCAAATTCTCAAACATTCAAACAGATCAAAGCAAAACGATGGCGGCGCCGCCTCATGGTCCTTACACCGCCACGAACCTCTCCTTTCCGTaatttcttttcactcttttGTTTCGGTACCGTGTTAAACGTtccatttttttgatttttttatctgCATGTGATTTTGACAATCCGGCGAACACCTAAAGtgcaccaaaattttttttttttcaaaattttccggTATGAATTCAACCATGGAAGAACCAGAAACAAGCTTAGTTGAAGAAAGGGAAGAGCTCATGGTTTCACCCGATAGCGAAAACGAAAACAAAAACCCTTGTTTAAGAACAGCTCATTTCCTCAAACCTATTTCAAGTTCCCTTGAAACCCCACTTCCTAAGCTTCCTTCACAACGTTTTTCTTCAATTGAACCTAAAGATCTGCCTTTAAGTCTCAGTTTCCATGGGTGGAGATGCAGGGCAAGTAATTGGTCGACATGGGTTGAAAAGATGGTTGTTTTACATGAATCAACTTGGAAGGAAGCTGGTATCTATGAAGCCATCGTGAATTCAACTTATCAGATTAAGAGAAACAGTGATTTAGTTCTTGGTTTAGCTGAGAAATGGTGTTGTGGGACTAAAAGTTTCTTGTTTTCTTGGGGAGAAGCTAGTGTTACACTTGAAGATATGATGATCCTTGGGGGGTTTTCTGTTCTGGGTTCCCCTGTTTTCACCCCACTCGAAGCTGAAGAATCCAAGGAAGCCGAAGAGAATTTAAAGAGTGCAAGGATCGAAATCGTGAGAAGCAAAGCTAAAAAGGCTTGCCCTCGTTTATGGATGCAGAGATTCATGGACAGTGGCAATGAAATCGAGCATGAAGCGTTTCTTTCCTTTTGGCTTTCGAGGTATGTTTTCACTAATGCACACGAAACGATTAGGGAACATGTTTTTCCCATTGCAGTTCATTTAGCTAGAGGGACAAGGCTTGCGTTAGCACCTGCTGTACTTGCTAGTATTTATAGAGATTTGTGTTTGTTGAAAGATGCAATTACCGCTTCAACTAAAATGGGGAAAGAAGAGGTGTTTAAGCTTACCCTTTGGTCACCATTTCAATTAGTTCAGGTTTGGGCTTGGGAGAGATTTGCCGAGTTAAGACCCAAGCCGAATCCGATAGTGAAAGGTGAGCAAAGGTTGGTTCAATGGCACGATGTGAGTTGCAAGGTTGAGAATGTGAGGTTAGCTCTCGAGTTAGCTAATGGAAGTTTTGAATGGCGGCCTTATACGATGCAGATTGATAACTGGAAACAACCTAAGTTTTATAGGGAGAAGGAATTTTGTATATGGACTACTGCACGTCTCGATAAAGAGCTAG contains the following coding sequences:
- the LOC107927966 gene encoding LOW QUALITY PROTEIN: amidophosphoribosyltransferase, chloroplastic (The sequence of the model RefSeq protein was modified relative to this genomic sequence to represent the inferred CDS: inserted 1 base in 1 codon); the protein is MAASTTNLSPLASHLSKPITNKPPFYLVPQTLLNPLYFPLKPLFHTHKPHCTVSSKNPIADFFPANKPNPEPSFIPSFTDDDKPREECGVVGIFGDPEASRLCYLALHALQHRGQEGAGIVAVNNNVLQSVTGVGLVSDVFNETKLSQLPGEMAIGHVRYSTAGSSMLKNVQPFVAGYRFGSVGVAHNGNLVNYRTLRAILEDNGSIFNTSSDTEVVLHLIAISKARPFXLRIVDACEKLEGAYSMVFVTEDKLVAVRDPYGFRPLVMGRRTNGAVVFASETCALDLIEATYEREVNPGEVLVVDKKDGVQSLCLLPHPEPKQCIFEHIYFALPNSVVFGRSVYESRHVFGEILATEAPVDCDVVIAVPDSGVVAALGYAAKAGVPFQQGLIRSHYVGRTFIEPSQKIRDFGVKLKLSPVRGVLEGKRVVVVDDSIVRGTTSSKIVRLIKEAGAKEVHLRIASPPIIGSCYYGVDTPSAEELISNQMSVEEIREFIGCDSLAFLPFSSLQKMLASDSQKFCYACFSGKYPVMPKEVKVKKVGDFLDDGLNGPMDSIDGGWVRGPKNIDVEKEIDPLYQRSKI